In Mercurialis annua linkage group LG6, ddMerAnnu1.2, whole genome shotgun sequence, the following are encoded in one genomic region:
- the LOC126653693 gene encoding 30S ribosomal protein S4, chloroplastic-like — protein MSRYRGPRFKKIRRLGALPGLTSKRPRAGSDLRNQSRPSKKSQYRIRLEEKQKLRFHYGLTERQLLKYVRIAAKAKGSTGQVLLQLLEMRLDNILFRLGMASTIPRARQLVNHRHISVNGRIVDIPSYRCKPRDFITARDEQKSKAMIQNSLESSPQEELPKHLTLLPLQYKGLVNQIIDSKWIGLKINELLVVEYYSRQT, from the coding sequence ATGTCACGTTACCGAGGGCCTCGTTTCAAAAAAATACGCCGTCTGGGGGCTTTACCGGGACTAACTAGTAAAAGGCCTAGAGCTGGGAGCGATCTTAGAAATCAATCACGTCCCAGTAAAAAATCTCAATATCGTATTCGTttagaagaaaaacaaaaattacgtTTTCATTATGGTCTTACAGAACGACAATTACTTAAATACGTTCGTATCGCCGCAAAAGCCAAAGGGTCAACAGGTCAGGTTTTACTACAACTACTTGAAATGCGTTTGGATAATATCCTTTTTCGATTGGGTATGGCGTCAACTATTCCCCGAGCCCGCCAATTAGTTAATCATAGGCATATTTCAGTTAACGGTCGTATAGTAGATATACCAAGTTATCGCTGCAAACCCCGCGATTTTATTACAGCTAGGGATGAACAAAAATCTAAAGCTATGATTCAAAATTCTCTTGAGTCATCCCCCCAGGAAGAATTGCCAAAACATTTGACTCTTCTGCCACTCCAATATAAAGGATTGGTCAATCAAATAATAGATAGTAAATGGATCGgcttaaaaataaatgaattgctGGTGGTAGAATATTATTCTCGTCAGACTTAA